From the genome of Salvelinus fontinalis isolate EN_2023a chromosome 20, ASM2944872v1, whole genome shotgun sequence, one region includes:
- the sgpp1a gene encoding sphingosine-1-phosphate phosphatase 1, whose amino-acid sequence MAKDLKTMFIRCCGYLQDPHHVASFQKLCGVQGSFPVKLSRKEWENDFVNGACVKRYQDQSGNGEGHVGGQQIEGPLQRKSVTAGEQHNDCSNKLQHGTALVSGIGETTEQQTVSHEGNRQSSGGRLTGKLSKTAESDRENGDSSGRVKPLRRNSLTGDVGQEFIIQNKFLFYLFTFGSELGNEMFFIVFFPFLIWNVDAFVSRRILVVWIWNLFLGQSTKDIVRWTRPASPPVVKVEVFYNSEYSMPSTHAMSGTAIPFSLFLLTYGRWQYPFLFGLSLAICWSFLVCVSRVYMGMHSVLEVITGFLYSLLILAVFQSTLDQIDSFYLTSHHAPLVIVILHVGLGFLAFTLDSWSTSRGDTAQALGTGAGAALASHLNHQLGLLADPPLSSLPLALPPLSAALLARSLLRLLLGVVVLLATRATMKAVTIPLACRVFGLPAGDVRQARQHMEVELSYRYIVYGTVSFSCVCLVPLLFSYLNLS is encoded by the exons ATGGCGAAAGATCTAAAAACGATGTTCATACGGTGTTGTGGGTATTTGCAAGATCCGCACCATGTAGCATCATTTCAAAAGCTCTGTGGTGTCCAAGGCTCATTCCCAGTCAAACTGAGCAGGAAGGAATGGGAAAATGATTTTGTTAACGGTGCCTGCGTGAAACGCTACCAGGACCAAAGTGGAAACGGCGAGGGACATGTTGGCGGACAGCAAATCGAAGGTCCTCTGCAAAGAAAAAGCGTAACTGCCGGAGAACAACATAACGACTGTTCAAACAAGCTGCAACATGGAACAGCTCTGGTGTCTGGGATAGGGGAGACAACCGAACAACAGACTGTCTCCCATGAGGGAAACAGACAAAGTAGCGGCGGTAGATTGACTGGGAAGTTGTCCAAAACTGCTGAGAGTGACCGCGAGAATGGGGACTCTAGTGGAAGGGTCAAACCTCTTCGCAGGAACTCACTGACTGGGGATGTAGGCCAGGAGTTTATTATTCAGAATAAGTTCCTATTCTACCTTTTCACATTCGGGTCCGAGCTTGGTAACGAGATGTTCTTCATTGTTTTCTTCCCCTTCCTAATTTGGAATGTAGATGCATTTGTCAGCCGGCGAATCCTTGTGGTCTGGATTTGGAATCTTTTCCTCGGCCAATCTACCAAAGACATTGTCCGCTGGACACGACCAGCATCTCCGCCTGTGGTTAAAGTGGAGGTGTTTTACAACTCGGAGTACAGTATGCCATCAACGCATGCCATGTCCGGGACcgccatccctttctctctcttcctactcACGTATGGACGCTGGCAG TACCCTTTCCTGTTTGGCTTGAGTCTGGCCATCTGCTGGAGTTTCCTCGTCTGTGTAAGCAGAGTCTACATGGGCATGCACTCTGTCCTG GAGGTCATCACTGGCTTTCTATATAGCCTGCTGATCCTGGCCGTCTTCCAATCAACGTTGGACCAGATTGACAGTTTCTACCTGACGAGCCACCATGCACCACTAGTCATTGTCATCCTGCACGTAGGCTTAGGCTTCCTGGCCTTCACCCTGGACTCATGGAGCACCTCGCGGGGTGACACAGCGCAGGCTCTGGGCACTGGGGCCGGGGCTGCCCTGGCCTCCCACCTCAACCACCAGCTGGGCCTGCTGGCCGACCCACCACTTTCCTCCCTGCCCCTGGCACTGCCCCCCCTGAGTGCCGCCCTATTGGCCCGCTCCCTGCTGCGCCTACTGCTTGGGGTGGTCGTCCTGCTTGCCACCCGGGCTACAATGAAAGCAGTCACCATTCCGCTGGCCTGCCGGGTGTTTGGGCTGCCTGCTGGCGATGTTCGGCAGGCACGGCAGCACATGGAAGTTGAGCTATCTTACCGCTACATTGTCTATGGCACTGTGAGCTTCAGCTGCGTCTGTCTGGTTCCCCTCCTCTTCAGCTACCTGAACCTCTCCTGA